A segment of the Desulfobacterales bacterium genome:
GACATCCTATACGACGGCAACCAGTTCAAGGAACTCCAAAGCAGCCGCATCGATACCCAAAACACCCATGGCACCGGCTGCACTTTTTCATCCGCCATCGCAGCAAATCTGGCGTTGGGGAAAGATTTCTTTACCGCCGTCACGAATGCCAAAACATACATTACCGGCGCGATCCAGTACTCCCTGTCCATCGGTAAAGGGTATGGGCCCACCAACCATTTTTTCAGTCTGTATCAACGGGCAGGCCTTAATTCGTAAACGACAAAAACAAAGATTTTTCTGCAGGGGCCGTTTTATGATTCAGGAAATTGAAATTAAAAAGGGGGTGGCAACCGAAACGCGCAAGGTTGCCTATGCGGTGGTATTGGTGGCCGTCGGGGTTGCCCTGGCGCCTTACACCTCTTTCCCCATCGGGATTGCCAAGGTCAACCCCACCCAGCACTTTGTCAATGTGCTGGCAGCCGTATTGCTGGGGCCCTGGTGGGCCGTTGTCGCCGCAGCGGTCATCGCTGTCCTACGCAACGTTCTGGGCGTCGGCACGCTGCTGGCCTTTCCCGGGGGCATGATCGGCGCTTTTCTGGCGGGCCTGCTCTACCGGCAAACCCGCAAAGTATATGCCGGGGCAGCCGGTGAAATTTTCGGCACCGGCCTGATCGCGCCGGTTGTCAGCGCATTTCTGGTGGCGCCGTTTTTAATGGGCAAGATGATCCCGCTTTTTGCGCTGGTTCCGTCCTTTCTGGCCAGCACCATTGCCGGCGCCGCCCTGGGCATCCTGGCCCTCAATCTGCTGCAACGCGCCGATATCGTTGAACTGGACGGGTAGGAAGGTGACATCGCCTTTTTTAGTTGAAATCGAATCGCTTCGCTACACTTACCGTAAAAACGGGACGGACTGGATTCTTGACGGCATCGATCTGAAAATCCGGCCGGACGAATACCTGCTGATTTGCGGCGCCAGCGGATCCGGCAAATCCACGCTCTGCCGTACGTTCAACGGTCTGATTCCCCACTTTTTCGGCGGCTCGCTCCAGGGCGATATCCGCATTGCCGGAATTCCCGGCCCAGCGCAATCCGTCGGCCGTCTTTTCGCAACCTTGGGCATGGTCTTCCAGAATCCGGAAGCGCAGCTTTTCAACCGGACCGTGGAAAAGGAAATCGCTTTCGGCCTGGAAAGCATCGGCCTTGGGCGCCGCGAGATGAAAAGAAGAATTACCGAAGTTGCGGCCGCTGCTAAAATTGAAACGCTGCTGCCGAAAAACCCCCAGGAACTTTCCGGCGGCGAGCAGCAGCTGGTAGCGATTGCCGCGGTTCTGGCCCTGGGGCCGCAAATGATTATCCTGGACGAGCCCTATGCCAATTTAGATCCCGTCAATGTCCGCCGGGTACGCACGGCGCTTAGTGAGATTCACCAAAACGGCACCGGCATCATCATCAGTGAGCACCGCCTTGGGTTGACGGTCGCCGACGCAGAACGGATAATCGTTCTGCATCAGGGCGGAATCGTTCTGGATGGTTCACCGGACGAAGTCCTAAATCAGGATATTGAAGTGTACGGCCTTGAATCTCCCCTGGCGGTGAGCATCGGCCGCCGGCTGGGACTGGCGCCCCTGCCCCTTGAAATCGACAGCCTGAAATCAAGGGTTTCCAATGACAAACTGCCGATCCCGCCGGCACCGGCGCCTATAACACCAATTCAAAAAAAAGATTGCGACTGCGTCTTATCGGTTGATCGCGTTTCCTTTGAAGCCGACGGCAAGCCCCTTTTACGGGACATCAGCTTCACCATGAACAGAGGAGAATGCCTGGCGCTTGTCGGCGCCAATGGCGCCGGCAAAACCACCCTGCTCAAGCATCTCAATGGGCTGAACCGGCCGACCCGGGGTGACATTATCGTCATGAACAAATCCACCCACGGGCTGAAGGTCTCACAGCTGGCCCGTTACGTAGGCGTGGCCTTTCAGAACCCCGGCAGTCAGTTTTTTAAATTGACGGTTTGGGATGAAATCGTTGTGGGGGCAAATGCCCTGCATTGCTATGATGAGTCATGGATCAATGAGTTGGTAAGCTTGTTTAAACTGGAACCCCTGCTGAGCCGCGCGCCCTATCGGTTGAGCGAAGGTGAAAAAAAACGGGTGGCATTTGCAGCCGCCCTGGCGGCGCGTCCCGCCATCCTGGCGCTGGATGAACCCACCGCCGGTCAGGATATGTTTTTTCGGCGCGCCCTGGGACTGCTGCTGGCAGATCTCCAGCAGCGCGGCCAGGCCGTTTTGCTCATCACCCAGGATTTTACCTTTGCCGAACAATACGCCCAGCGCTGGCTGCTGCTGGCAGAAGGTGAAATTGTTGCCTCAGGCCAGCCCGACCAGGTCATGCGGGATCCTGTCGCCATGGGGCGGGCCCATCTGGAGCCCACGGACCGGTTTAGGCTTTATGAGAGATAAACACTTGAATCCCTGAATCCTCGAACCCTTTTTCCCGACCAATTGGGATGGGAACCGAATTTAAGACATGAAAAATTTACTGGACCCTCGCACCAAGCTGATTATAGCATTTTTTTTCACCATCCTGGTGGTGGCCTCAAGGAAAATTTCCTGGCTCTTGCCGGAATGGGGGGCGCTTGTCGCTTTTGTGATTATCATCGGGAAAGGTGGGGCTTACTTGCGCTGGCTGCGGCTGTCCCTGCCCATGGCTGTGTTTTTCGGTGCGGTGACGTGGTGGACGGCGGATCTGAAAACCGGCCTGATGGCTGCCCTGGCGCTCCTGACTCTTATTTCAATCTTTTTTGTTTTTTTCAGCACCACCACCCCGGAAGACATGGGAAATTCGCTGGTAAAAATCGGCCTGCCTTATCCGGTTGCATTTGTTTTCAGCACCTCTCTGCAGTTTGTGCCGATGATCGGTCGCAAGGCCAAAAACGTCTTAGACGCCCAACGCTCCAGGGGAATTCCCCTGGAACCGGGTTGGTCCGCCCTGCGGCATTATCCCGCTTTCCTGGGGCCGCTCTTGATCCAGGCCTTCCAGCTGGCGGAGGAACTGGCGGCCGCCATGGAGACCCGTGGATTCGGCCGCCCCGGCCGGACCTTTTACAAGGACTATCGCATGGGTTCGGCAGACTGGCTGACCATCGCGGTGTCGCTGCTGCTGCTCACCGCCTGCCTCATCTGGCAGCAGGGATAATGAACTACAAACAAAGGACGTTCATACGGTCAGCGGTCGGATTGTTCCTGTAAAGGGTATGAAACTGTTTGAGGGGCTTAGTACAAAATTTCATAATTATGCTAACATTTTAAAATCCCTCCCATCCTCCCTTTCTGAAAGGGAGGAGAATGGATTCCCCCTTTACTAAAGGGGGTGAGGGGGATTTTTTCCAAGATAGAAAGTTTTGCAAAAAAGGATAAATTGAAAATAATCCATCAGTATTTAAATAAGCGCACGCTGATTACCGGAGACGTCAAATCCGGCAAAACAGCCCGAACGCTGAAAATCCTGGCGGGGTTTATCCAGGCCGGCTACGCGGACAGGATCGCCGTCATCGACATGGCGCCTGACCCGGTCCAGGGTATCGGCGGGAAAATGACGCCCCCGGCTGATGCGCCCCTGCTTTATCTGACGACTACCATAGCCGCACCGCGTCTGACAGGCGCCGATAAGGCGCATACCCTTCGGTTGGCCGTTCAAAATGCCCGGGCCATTGAAGCGCTGTTTGATTTGTTTCAACAGCAGCCAAAAGACATCCTCTTTGTCAACGATGCCAGCCTGTACCTCCAGGCCGGCGACCTGAATACCTTCCTGATGACACTCAAGGCCGCATCCACCCAGATCATCAACGTTTACTATGGCGGCACATTTGTGGACTCGACCCTTACCCGCCGGGAAAAACACCTGACCGACGAGCTGATGAAGACCTGCGATAAAACTATACACCTTGATTGACCATCAAAACATAAAACCCGGCCGGAGCATTCGTCCGGCCGGGTTTTATGTTATTCATCCTACACTAATTGATAG
Coding sequences within it:
- the thiW gene encoding energy coupling factor transporter S component ThiW; this encodes MIQEIEIKKGVATETRKVAYAVVLVAVGVALAPYTSFPIGIAKVNPTQHFVNVLAAVLLGPWWAVVAAAVIAVLRNVLGVGTLLAFPGGMIGAFLAGLLYRQTRKVYAGAAGEIFGTGLIAPVVSAFLVAPFLMGKMIPLFALVPSFLASTIAGAALGILALNLLQRADIVELDG
- a CDS encoding ATP-binding cassette domain-containing protein — encoded protein: MTSPFLVEIESLRYTYRKNGTDWILDGIDLKIRPDEYLLICGASGSGKSTLCRTFNGLIPHFFGGSLQGDIRIAGIPGPAQSVGRLFATLGMVFQNPEAQLFNRTVEKEIAFGLESIGLGRREMKRRITEVAAAAKIETLLPKNPQELSGGEQQLVAIAAVLALGPQMIILDEPYANLDPVNVRRVRTALSEIHQNGTGIIISEHRLGLTVADAERIIVLHQGGIVLDGSPDEVLNQDIEVYGLESPLAVSIGRRLGLAPLPLEIDSLKSRVSNDKLPIPPAPAPITPIQKKDCDCVLSVDRVSFEADGKPLLRDISFTMNRGECLALVGANGAGKTTLLKHLNGLNRPTRGDIIVMNKSTHGLKVSQLARYVGVAFQNPGSQFFKLTVWDEIVVGANALHCYDESWINELVSLFKLEPLLSRAPYRLSEGEKKRVAFAAALAARPAILALDEPTAGQDMFFRRALGLLLADLQQRGQAVLLITQDFTFAEQYAQRWLLLAEGEIVASGQPDQVMRDPVAMGRAHLEPTDRFRLYER
- a CDS encoding energy-coupling factor transporter transmembrane component T, which produces MKNLLDPRTKLIIAFFFTILVVASRKISWLLPEWGALVAFVIIIGKGGAYLRWLRLSLPMAVFFGAVTWWTADLKTGLMAALALLTLISIFFVFFSTTTPEDMGNSLVKIGLPYPVAFVFSTSLQFVPMIGRKAKNVLDAQRSRGIPLEPGWSALRHYPAFLGPLLIQAFQLAEELAAAMETRGFGRPGRTFYKDYRMGSADWLTIAVSLLLLTACLIWQQG